The Fragaria vesca subsp. vesca linkage group LG2, FraVesHawaii_1.0, whole genome shotgun sequence genome includes a window with the following:
- the LOC101312592 gene encoding NAC domain-containing protein 2-like — translation MSSELQLPPGFRFHPTDEELVKHYLCRKCLSQPISVPIIAEIDLYKYDPWELPGLALYGEKEWYFFSPRDRKYPNGSRPNRAAGSGYWKATGADKPIGLPKPVGIKKALVFYAGKAPRGEKTNWIMHEYRLADVDRTPRKKNSLRLDDWVLCRIYNKKGTAGKVQPPMSQQAISGGSEFEDVKPKNLMACALPPPAAVAPTRPSEYVYLENSDSVPRLHTDSSCSEHVVSPEFTSEVQSEPKWKEWERALDFPYNYEDATMGNGFGAQFQGGNQMSPLQDIFMFLQKPY, via the exons ATGTCGTCGGAGTTACAGTTACCCCCAGGCTTCCGGTTCCACCCCACCGACGAGGAGCTCGTGAAGCACTACCTCTGCCGCAAATGTCTGTCCCAACCAATCTCGGTTCCGATAATTGCCGAAATCGATCTCTATAAATACGACCCCTGGGAGCTCCCTG GTTTGGCTTTGTATGGAGAGAAAGAGTGGTATTTCTTTTCACCAAGGGACCGGAAATACCCAAACGGTTCAAGGCCGAACCGGGCGGCCGGGAGCGGGTACTGGAAGGCGACCGGAGCCGATAAGCCGATTGGGCTTCCAAAACCGGTCGGGATTAAAAAGGCTCTGGTGTTCTACGCCGGAAAAGCACCGAGGGGAGAGAAGACCAATTGGATCATGCACGAGTATCGCCTCGCCGACGTGGATCGAACACCGCGCAAGAAAAACAGCTTGAGG CTGGACGATTGGGTTCTGTGCCGCATATACAACAAGAAAGGCACGGCGGGGAAGGTACAGCCGCCGATGAGTCAGCAGGCGATCAGCGGCGGCTCGGAGTTCGAGGACGTGAAGCCGAAGAATCTGATGGCGTGCGCACTCCCTCCACCAGCGGCGGTGGCGCCCACGCGCCCGAGTGAGTACGTGTACTTGGAGAATTCCGACTCGGTGCCGAGGCTGCACACGGACTCGAGCTGCTCGGAGCATGTGGTGTCCCCGGAGTTCACGAGCGAGGTGCAGAGCGAGCCCAAGTGGAAGGAGTGGGAGAGAGCCCTTGATTTTCCGTATAATTACGAGGATGCCACTATGGGAAATGGTTTCGGCGCGCAGTTCCAGGGCGGGAATCAGATGTCGCCGCTTCAGGACATCTTCATGTTCCTGCAGAAGCCGTATTGA
- the LOC101313173 gene encoding uncharacterized protein LOC101313173 — protein sequence MEGEEETKQSDPRSLIPISELNQVSSDFILAMTVHEQEQAYRMLETIESESEEEDDDDQIHDVDDDTSSSDEFYRQDDADFFELLEDENGSGSDQEMEEDDFGDLDVDELTYEELLALGEFIGVEKRGLPSNEISTCLHPHTYRLSPVHQSKNSVIDKCVVCQYEYEDGEALAALPCEHSYHLECISNWLQIKKCCPICSTEVSSSSSSSAKTKIL from the coding sequence ATGGAGGGAGAAGAAGAGACCAAGCAATCAGATCCCCGGAGCTTAATCCCTATCTCCGAGCTCAACCAAGTCAGCTCGGATTTCATCCTAGCCATGACTGTGCACGAACAAGAGCAGGCGTACAGGATGCTTGAAACAATTGAAAGCGAAAGCGAAGAAGAAGATGATGATGATCAAATTCATGATGTCGATGATGATACTTCTTCCTCTGATGAATTCTATCGTCAAGATGATGCTGATTTCTTTGAGCTTCTCGAGGACGAAAATGGAAGCGGCAGTGACCAAGAAATGGAGGAAGATGATTTTGGTGATCTAGATGTGGATGAACTGACTTACGAGGAATTGTTAGCACTTGGAGAGTTCATAGGGGTAGAGAAAAGAGGTCTGCCCAGCAATGAAATTTCTACATGTTTGCATCCCCATACATACAGACTATCTCCAGTTCATCAGAGCAAGAATAGCGTTATTGATAAGTGTGTGGTATGTCAATACGAGTATGAAGATGGGGAAGCTTTGGCTGCATTGCCTTGTGAACACTCTTATCATTTGGAGTGTATCAGCAACTGGCTTCAGATCAAAAAATGTTGCCCGATTTGCAGCACAGAAGTTTCATCGTCGTCGTCGTCATCAGCCAAAACCAAAATTCTATAG
- the LOC101312884 gene encoding proteasome subunit beta type-3-A-like, with amino-acid sequence MSIFEYNGGAIIAMVGKNCFAIASDRRLGVQLQTIATDFKKIYRVSDRLFLGLSGLATDAQTLFQRLMFKHKLYQLREERDMKPETFASLVSAILYEKRFGPYFIQPVIAGLGDGDKPFICTMDSIGAKELAKDFVVAGTASESLYGACEAMFKPDMEPEELFETVSQALLSSVDRDCLSGWGGHIYVVTPTEVKERILKGRMD; translated from the exons ATGTCG ATCTTCGAGTATAATGGAGGCGCTATAATCGCAATGGTGGGGAAGAACTGCTTCGCCATCGCCTCCGATCGCCGCCTCGGAGTTCAGCTCCAGACAATCGCCACCGACTTCAAGAAGATTTACAGAGTCAGCGACCGGCTGTTTCTCGGCCTCTCCGGCCTCGCCACCGATGCTCAGACCCT GTTTCAGAGGCTTATGTTTAAGCACAAGCTGTATCAGCTGAGGGAAGAGAGGGATATGAAGCCTGAGACTTTCGCTAGCCTCGTCTCCGCTATTTTGTACGAGAAAAG GTTTGGACCATACTTCATTCAGCCTGTGATTGCTGGATTAGGAGATGGAGACAAGCCATTCATCTGTACTATGGATTCAATTGGAGCCAA GGAACTGGCAAAGGATTTTGTTGTTGCCGGCACTGCATCAGAGTCCCTATATGGTGCTTGTGAGGCGATGTTCAAGCCTGACATG GAACCAGAGGAATTATTTGAGACTGTTTCTCAAGCACTTCTATCATCAGTGGATCGAGACTGTTTGAGTGGATGGGGTGGCCATATCTACGTTGT GACACCAACCGAGGTGAAGGAGAGGATCTTGAAGGGACGAATGGATTGA
- the LOC101305725 gene encoding beta-galactosidase 16-like, with the protein MVWFILCGFALLFMNPGTSLAGVNNNVMYDGRSLIIDGQHKILFSGSIHYPRSTPQMWPSLIAKAKEGGIDVIQTYVFWNLHEPQKGQFVFNGRSDIVAFMKEVHRQGLYVCLRIGPFIESEWTYGGFPVWLRNIPGIVFRSDNEPYKAEMQRFTAKIVDLMKSNELYASQGGPIILSQIENEYKNVESAFHERGPPYVLWAASMAEGFQTGVPWVMCKQDDAPGAVINACNGMKCGETFAGPNAPNKPAIWTEDWTSQYQVYGDEPYLRRAEDIAYHVALFIAKNKGSYVNYYMYHGGTNFGRTASEFVTTSYYDEAPLDEYGMPNEPKYSHLKELHAAVKLSISPLLAGEQTVVNLGQSQTAYVYKVKSGECAAFLVNNGSKDAIVQFQNSPYQLYPKSISILPDCKSVAFNTGKVSAQHATRSWTPTQKFDSHQNWQEYNEPIPTYDNTSLRQNIIVDQMRTTNDLSDYLWYTFSFQHDSPNPESTLNVQTHGHVLHSFVNGVLVGSGHGVHRNAGFALESKVNLNKGINHVSLLSAMVGLPDNGAYLERRDYGLHSVKIDGKDFSTYAWGYQVGLSGENLQIYTDTSKVQWHRLSSTKHPMTWYKTLFDAPAGNDPVALNLGSMGKGEVWINGQSIGRYWVSFHTPKGTPSQTWYHVPRSFLKPTGNLLVLIEEETGVDPVKISLDRISVAKVCALVSETHLHPVSTWMYQRTSGNLNNTRQNPGRKPTAKLRCPPNSYISKILYASYGNPSGDCKTYAAGSCHSEDSTAVVQKACLGKRRCSVSVSSEKFGDPCPRISKTLLVDAQCA; encoded by the exons ATGGTGTGGTTTATTCTGTGTGGATTTGCATTGTTGTTTATGAACCCGGGAACCTCTCTCGCCGGCGTCAACAACAACGTCATGTACGATGGCCGGTCTCTGATAATCGACGGTCAGCATAAGATTCTCTTCTCCGGTTCCATTCATTACCCCAGAAGCACTCCTCAG ATGTGGCCATCTCTGATAGCCAAAGCCAAAGAAGGGGGAATAGATGTGATACAAACATACGTGTTTTGGAACCTTCATGAACCCCAGAAAGGACAG TTTGTTTTCAATGGAAGAAGTGACATAGTTGCTTTTATGAAGGAAGTGCACAGACAAGGCCTATATGTGTGCCTTAGGATTGGACCCTTCATTGAGAGTGAATGGACTTATGG TGGTTTTCCGGTTTGGTTAAGGAACATTCCGGGCATCGTCTTCCGGTCTGATAATGAACCGTACAAG GCTGAAATGCAGAGGTTTACAGCAAAAATAGTAGACCTGATGAAATCAAATGAACTGTATGCTTCACAAGGTGGACCGATTATATTGTCACAG ATTGAGAACGAGTACAAAAATGTCGAATCGGCCTTTCATGAAAGGGGACCTCCTTATGTTCTGTGGGCTGCATCCATGGCGGAAGGCTTTCAAACTGGTGTGCCCTGGGTTATGTGCAAGCAAGACGATGCTCCCGGCGCTGTG ATCAATGCATGTAATGGAATGAAGTGTGGAGAAACCTTTGCTGGCCCAAATGCCCCTAACAAGCCAGCAATTTGGACAGAGGACTGGACAAGCCA ATACCAAGTATATGGGGATGAACCATACCTCAGAAGAGCTGAAGATATTGCCTATCATGTTGCACTCTTTATTGCAAAGAATAAAGGAAGCTATGTAAACTACTACATG TATCATGGAGGAACCAATTTCGGAAGAACAGCCTCTGAGTTTGTGACTACCAGTTATTATGATGAAGCTCCTCTTGATGAGTATG GTATGCCAAATGAACCAAAATATAGTCATCTCAAGGAATTGCATGCCGCAGTGAAGTTGTCCATCAGTCCTCTACTTGCTGGAGAGCAAACCGTTGTCAATTTGGGTCAATCTCAAACT GCGTATGTCTACAAAGTTAAATCTGGAGAGTGTGCTGCTTTCCTGGTGAACAATGGCTCTAAAGATGCTATTGTCCAATTTCAGAACTCTCCTTATCAATTGTATCCAAAGTCGATTAGTATCTTACCAGACTGTAAAAGCGTAGCTTTTAACACTGGAAAG GTAAGCGCACAACATGCTACAAGATCATGGACACCAACTCAAAAGTTTGATTCACATCAGAATTGGCAAGAGTACAATGAACCCATTCCCACTTATGACAACACCTCTCTACGGCAAAACATAATAGTAGACCAAATGAGAACTACAAATGATCTTTCTGATTATCTGTGGTACACTTTCAG CTTTCAGCATGACTCTCCTAATCCAGAATCCACATTAAACGTGCAAACACACGGACATGTCTTGCATTCATTCGTAAATGGAGTACTTGTAG GATCTGGACATGGAGTGCACAGGAATGCAGGTTTTGCCTTGGAGAGTAAGGTTAATCTGAATAAGGGGATAAACCATGTCTCCCTACTAAGTGCAATGGTTGGACTGCCG GACAATGGAGCATATCTAGAGCGTAGAGATTATGGATTACATAGTGTGAAGATTGACGGTAAAGATTTCAGCACATATGCATGGGGATATCAG GTTGGGTTGTCTGGCGAGAACTTACAAATCTATACAGACACAAGTAAAGTTCAGTGGCATAGATTAAGCTCTACAAAACATCCCATGACATGGTATAAG ACTTTATTTGATGCACCAGCAGGAAATGACCCTGTTGCATTAAATCTTGGTTCCATGGGAAAAGGTGAAGTTTGGATCAATGGTCAAAGCATTGGTCGATACTGGGTCTCCTTCCACACCCCGAAAGGGACTCCTTCACAGACATG GTATCATGTTCCTCGATCTTTTCTGAAGCCTACTGGCAACTTGTTAGTTCTCATTGAAGAAGAAACTGGCGTCGACCCGGTTAAGATATCTCTGGACAGAATTTCAGTAGCGAAAGTGTGTGCGCTTGTGTCTGAAACACATTTACACCCAGTGAGCACATGGATGTATCAGAGGACTAGTGGGAACCTGAACAACACAAGACAGAACCCCGGCAGAAAGCCAACAGCGAAACTCAGGTGTCCTCCAAATAGCTACATTTCCAAAATCTTATATGCAAGCTATGGCAATCCTTCCGGTGATTGTAAAACTTATGCCGCCGGAAGCTGCCATTCAGAGGACTCTACAGCAGTTGTACAGAAG GCTTGCCTGGGCAAGAGGAGATGCTCGGTCTCGGTATCAAGTGAGAAGTTTGGTGATCCATGCCCAAGAATCAGCAAAACGTTGTTGGTTGATGCGCAATGTGCATGA
- the LOC101290717 gene encoding N-glycosylase/DNA lyase-like, translating to MLSLKLRPLSIMKNKKRQIPIQSPPPTPPTPQTLTSKRPKTLLKSPKWVPLNLTQSELSLPLTFPTGQTFRWRQTGPLQYTGVVGSHLVSLQHLQNGDVSYCLHHSSSPQSNAEPALLDFLNMGISLAGIWEVFSASDSRFAELATHLAGARVLRQDPLECLIQFLCSSNNNIGRITKMVDFVSSLGTHLGSVAGFEFHEFPSLDRLAMVSEQELREAGFGYRAKYLTGTVKALQSKPGGGEEWLLNLRKLELEEVIDALTTLPGVGPKVAACIALFSLDQHDAIPVDTHVWKIATRYLIPELAGARLTSKLCSLVAEAFVSKYGKYAGWAQTLLFVAELPSQKALLPPHVSDAKESKSTKGKGRGRKIVADASNSE from the exons ATGCTCTCACTCAAACTGAGACCTCTCTCAATCATGAAAAACAAGAAGAGACAAATCCCAATCCAATCTCCCCCACCAACCCCTCCAACCCCACAGACCCTAACCTCCAAAAGACCCAAAACCCTCCTCAAATCCCCCAAATGGGTCCCACTCAACCTCACTCAGTCCGAGCTCTCCCTCCCCCTCACTTTCCCCACCGGCCAAACCTTCCGGTGGCGACAAACCGGCCCTCTTCAGTACACCGGCGTCGTCGGGTCCCACCTCGTCTCCCTCCAGCACCTCCAAAACGGCGACGTTTCATACTGCCTTCACCACTCCTCATCTCCCCAATCCAACGCCGAGCCCGCTCTGCTTGATTTTCTCAACATGGGTATCTCCCTCGCCGGAATTTGGGAGGTTTTCTCGGCTTCGGATTCGAGGTTTGCCGAGCTGGCTACTCATTTGGCCGGGGCTAGAGTTCTCCGGCAAGACCCGCTAGAGTGTTTGATTCAGTTTCTGTGTTCTTCGAATAACAACATTGGGAGGATTACCAAAATGGTGGACTTTGTGTCTTCTTTGGGGACCCATTTGGGTTCTGTTGCAGGTTTCGAGTTCCATGAGTTTCCATCTTTGGATCGCTTGGCAATGGTGTCGGAACAAGAGCTCCGGGAAGCCGGTTTCGGTTACAG GGCTAAGTACTTGACTGGTACTGTGAAGGCGTTGCAGTCGAAACCTGGGGGAGGTGAAGAGTGGCTTTTGAATCTTCGGAAGCTTGAACTGGAAGAAGTGATTGATGCTCTTACCACATTGCCTGGAGTTGGTCCGAAGGTGGCAGCTTGTATAGCTCTTTTTTCGCTTGATCAACACGATGCCATTCCTGTTGATACACATGTGTGGAAG ATTGCTACAAGATACCTCATACCTGAGCTAGCAGGAGCTCGTCTGACATCGAAGCTCTGCAGCCTTGTGGCGGAGGCATTTGTGAGTAAATATGGGAAATATGCTGGATGGGCTCAAACTTTGCTGTTTGTTGCTGAATTGCCTTCACAAAAAGCTCTTCTGCCACCACATGTTTCAGATGCCAAGGAGAGTAAATCCACCAAGGGAAAGGGCCGCGGAAGGAAGATTGTGGCGGATGCCTCAAACAGTGAATAA
- the LOC101291009 gene encoding SWI/SNF complex subunit SWI3C-like, which yields MPASPSFPSADGRGKWRKRKRDPQIRRRPRDDDEEDDDDAAADDNNNNDLDHDDSDPTAPDPAPHETEVLDGGVRHNDFPPVVLRAVNRPHSSVLAIAAVERANHINSAGDGKGPVSPLVLENVSHGQLQALSAVPADSASLDQDRPDGASSSYVITPPAIMEGGGVVKRYGSRVLVVPMHADWFSPVTVHRLERQVVPHFFSGKSPEFTPEMYMQSRNEIVAKYMENPEKRLTVSDCTKLTSHLNTEDLTRIVRFLDHWGIINYSAAEPSPEPWNGNSYLREEQNGEIHVPSAALKSIDSLIKFDKPRCRLKAADVYKSLSCHDNDDDVSDLDNRIRKRLCENHCNYCSCSLPGVCYQSQKEVDVYLCCNCFHEGRYVVGHSNVDFIRVDSTKDYADLDGENWTDQETLLLLEAMEIYNENWNEIAEHVGTKSKAQCILHFLRLPVEDGLLENIEVPGIPLSSNSSSRDQGGFHSTSNGNSAGSCLLDGSSESRFPFANSGNPVMSLVAFLASSVGPRVAASCAHAALAVLSEDNGLSASGSNLHGQGGNHGITANSVQQKENSAGQGSWGTNEAVATPVPAEKVKAAAEAGLAAAAIKAKLFADHEEREIQRLSANIVNHQLKRLELKLKQFAEVETYLMKECEQVEKTRQRMIAERTRLISTRFGPAGVTPPINLAGVGPSMANNNTGNNRQQIMSPSASQPSVSGYSNNQPVHSHMPFMPQQSMLGLGPRMPLSSIQASSSAPNAMFNSSGTGRPTLNHPMLRPVPGTSSGLG from the exons ATGCCAGCTTCTCCTTCCTTCCCATCCGCAG ACGGCCGCGGCAAATGGAGGAAGCGAAAGCGGGACCCCCAAATCCGCCGCCGGCCTCGCGACGACGACGAAGAAGACGACGACGACGCCGCCGCCGATGACAACAACAACAACGACCTCGACCACGACGACTCCGACCCTACCGCACCCGATCCCGCCCCGCACGAGACCGAGGTCCTCGACGGCGGTGTCCGCCACAACGATTTCCCTCCCGTCGTTCTGCGCGCCGTGAATAGGCCCCACTCCTCGGTCCTCGCGATTGCGGCGGTCGAGCGGGCCAACCACATTAACTCCGCCGGCGACGGCAAGGGTCCGGTGAGTCCTCTGGTGCTGGAGAATGTGTCGCACGGCCAGCTTCAGGCCTTGTCCGCCGTGCCGGCCGATAGTGCGTCGTTGGATCAGGACCGTCCAGATGGCGCCAGCTCGTCTTATGTCATTACTCCGCCGGCGATTATGGAAGGCGGCGGCGTTGTGAAGCGGTATGGGAGTAGAGTTCTTGTGGTTCCAATGCACGCAG ATTGGTTTTCACCTGTTACAGTGCATCGACTGGAGAGACAGGTGGTGCCACATTTTTTCTCAGGGAAATCACCAGAGTTTACTCCTGAGATGTACATGCAAAGTAGGAATGAAATTGTTGCCAAGTACATGGAGAACCCAGAGAAGAGGCTTACAGTTTCTGATTGCACAAAATTAACAAGCCATCTAAATACTGAAGATTTGACCCGAATTGTTCGGTTTCTTGATCACTGGGGAATTATCAATTACTCTGCCGCCGAACCAAGTCCTGAGCCTTGGAATGGTAATTCCTACTTAAGGGAGGAGCAAAATGGTGAGATTCATGTTCCGTCAGCTGCGTTGAAGTCGATTGATAGTTTAATCAAGTTTGACAAGCCCAGATGTAGGCTTAAGGCAGCTGATGTTTATAAGTCATTGTCCTGTCATGACAACGACGACGACGTCTCTGATTTGGACAATAGAATTCGAAAACGTCTATGTGAAAATCATTGCAATTATTGTTCTTGCTCTCTTCCCGGTGTATGCTATCAGTCACAGAAGGAG GTTGATGTATACCTCTGCTGTAATTGCTTCCATGAGGGAAGATATGTTGTGGGTCATTCAAACGTAGATTTCATACGAGTGGATTCGACAAAAGATTATGCTGATCTAGATGGAGAAAATTGGACTGATCAAGAAACCCTACTGCTGCTTGAGGCAATGGAAATCTATAATGAGAACTGGAATGAAATTGCAGAGCATGTTGGTACAAAGTCCAAAGCGCAATGTATCCTTCATTTTCTACGTCTGCCTGTGGAGGATGGCTTGCTGGAAAATATTGAAGTTCCAGGGATACCTCTTTCATCCAACTCGTCAAGTAGAGATCAGGGCGGATTTCATTCAACTTCAAATGGGAATTCAGCAG GATCCTGCCTACTAGATGGTAGTTCTGAAAGCAGGTTCCCCTTTGCAAATTCTGGGAATCCAGTCATGTCCCTG GTTGCCTTTCTGGCCTCTTCTGTCGGGCCAAGAGTTGCTGCATCTTGTGCCCATGCAGCCTTGGCAGTGTTGTCTGAGGACAATGGCTTATCTGCTTCTGGAAGTAACTT GCATGGTCAAGGTGGCAATCATGGAATTACTGCAAATTCAGTTCAGCAAAAGG AGAACTCAGCAGGACAAGGTTCTTGGGGTACAAATGAGGCAGTGGCAACCCCAGTACCTGCAGAAAAGGTTAAAGCTGCTGCGGAAGCTGGCCTTGCTGCTGCTGCAATAAAAGCAAAATTGTTTGCTGATCATGAAGAACGGGAAATTCAGAGGCTATCTGCTAATATCGTAAACCATCAG TTGAAGAGATTGGAGTTGAAGTTAAAGCAGTTTGCAGAAGTGGAGACTTACCTAATGAAAGAATGTGAACAAGTGGAGAAGACAAGGCAAAGGATGATTGCTGAACGTACCCGTCTTATATCAACCCGGTTTGGACCTGCGGGAGTCACTCCACCTATAAACTTAGCAGGTGTAGGTCCTTCTATGGCCAATAATAATACTGGTAACAATAGGCAACAAATTATGTCACCATCAGCTTCCCAGCCAAGCGTATCCGGGTACAGCAACAACCAACCAGTCCATTCTCACATGCCTTTCATGCCACAGCAATCCATGCTAGGGTTAGGACCGAGGATGCCCTTGTCATCCATACAAGCCTCCTCATCAGCTCCAAATGCCATGTTTAATTCCTCAGGGACTGGTCGTCCGACACTAAATCATCCGATGCTGAGGCCTGTACCAGGTACTAGCTCTGGTTTAGGTTGA